From a region of the Etheostoma cragini isolate CJK2018 chromosome 20, CSU_Ecrag_1.0, whole genome shotgun sequence genome:
- the syt14a gene encoding synaptotagmin-14 isoform X1 — protein MAIDGGERNCGVHELICVRKVSPEVLGFLTAIGLFIILMTLLFWYLNNKLALENPGSLQCLDDFRKKAELQDKTYSDGDSQDSSSDSEDELMGQYQEAVSRSQGLRGGAKAAANTKHAGGFCWESRQKYSPLTAEYNGYSSEASADDANCIQRMRRTPPLDELQPPPYQDENGSPRMSCTLSDLGDAKCDLSYTSGSPHLSFGKCPSECSDGPMTERYLNKGYEEDVPSDSTAVLSPEDMSARGSSAQLPKGYEPDPVAKYGTLDVVFDYDSEDQQLAVTITSVSDLPALKRTGNISWQVHLVLLPTKKQRAKTGIQRGPCPIFTETFRFNQVESEMISNYAIRLRLYSMRRMKKEKVLGEKVFYLTKLNLQGKMSMPVILDPCCALPGGESQVSLSDMTCSESASSFQSVSQTSTPEILVGLVYNATTGRLSVEIIKGIHFKNLSANKPPNGLFCCLKHLIGGHVYIIRDTYVKLTLLNSMGHEMSKCKTSICRGQPNPTYKETFVFQVALFQLSDVTLILSVYNKRSMKRKEMIGWISLGLNSSGEEELTHWTQMKESKGQQVCRWHSLLES, from the exons GTGGCGAGCGTAACTGTGGAGTGCATGAGCTGATCTGCGTCAGAAAAG TCTCTCCAGAGGTGCTGGGGTTTCTGACAGCCATCGGACTCTTCATCATCCTCATGACCCTCCTGTTCTGGTACCTGAACAACAAGTTGGCACTAGAGAACCCAGGGAGCCTTCAGTGCCTTGATGACTTCAGGAAAAAAGCTGAGTTGCAAG ACAAGACCTACTCCGACGGCGACTCGCAGGACTCATCATCGGACAGCGAGGATGAACTGATGGGTCAGTATCAGGAAGCGGTCAGCCGCTCCCAAGGCCTCCGCGGAGGAGCCAAGGCAGCCGCTAATACCAAACACGCAGGAGGTTTCTGCTGGGAGAGCCGGCAGAAGTACAGCCCTCTGACTGCTGAGTATAACGGCTACAGCAGTGAAGCCTCGGCTGATGACG CCAACTGCATCCAGAGGATGAGACGAACGCCTCCGCTGGATGAGCTTCAGCCACCCCCTTACCAGGATGAGAACGGCTCTCCAAGGATGTCCTGTACGCTGTCTGACCTGGGAGACGCCAAGTGTGATCTGTCCTATACCAGCGGCAGTCCCCACCTGTCCTTTGGAAAATGCCCCAGTGAGTGCAGCGATGGTCCTATGACTGAGCGTTACCTCAACAAGGGCTACGAGGAGGATGTACCGAGTGACAGTACAGCTGTCCTAAGTCCAGAG GACATGTCAGCCCGTGGATCCTCAGCTCAGCTCCCTAAAGGTTATGAACCAGATCCAGTTGCAAAATATGGCACTCTGGACGTGGTGTTTGACTACGACTCAGAGGATCAGCAACTGGCAGTCACCATCACGTCAGTATCAGATCTTCCTGCATTAAAACGCACAGGCAACATCTCCTGGCAGGTCCACCTGGTGCTGCTGCCCACCAAGAAGCAGAGAGCCAAGACAGGAATCCAGAGAGGTCCGTGCCCAATCTTCACCGAGACCTTCCGCTTTAACCAGGTGGAGTCAGAGATGATCAGCAATTACGCGATTCGATTGCGCCTTTATAGTATGCGGCGGATGAAGAAGGAGAAGGTGCTAGGGGAAAAGGTGTTCTACCTCACCAAGCTCAACCTTCAGGGCAAAATGTCTATGCCAGTCATATTAGACCCATGCTGTGCTCTCCCG GGTGGTGAATCCCAAGTCAGCCTCTCAGATATGACATGCAGTGAAAGCGCCTCATCAttccagtcagtcagtcagacttCCACACCAGAGATCCTCGTGGGCCTGGTGTACAACGCCACGACAGGACGTCTCTCAGTGGAGATCATCAAAGGCatccattttaaaaacctgtCTGCCAACAAGCCACCCA ATGGGCTGTTCTGTTGTCTAAAACACTTGATAGGTGGACATGTTTATATTATCAGAG ATACATATGTTAAGCTGACCTTACTGAACTCCATGGGCCACGAGATGTCCAAGTGTAAGACATCCATTTGTCGAGGTCAACCCAACCCAACCTACAAAGAAACGTTTGTCTTCCAGGTAGCACTTTTCCAGCTATCAGACGTCACGCTTATTCTGTCCGTCTACAACAAGCGCAGCATGAAGCGTAAGGAGATGATTGGCTGGATTTCCCTCGGCCTCAACAGCTCTGGAGAGGAGGAGCTCACCCACTGGACTCAGATGAAAGAGTCTAAAGGACAGCAGGTTTGCCGTTGGCACAGTTTGTTGGAATCCTAA
- the syt14a gene encoding synaptotagmin-14 isoform X2, whose protein sequence is MAIDVSPEVLGFLTAIGLFIILMTLLFWYLNNKLALENPGSLQCLDDFRKKAELQDKTYSDGDSQDSSSDSEDELMGQYQEAVSRSQGLRGGAKAAANTKHAGGFCWESRQKYSPLTAEYNGYSSEASADDANCIQRMRRTPPLDELQPPPYQDENGSPRMSCTLSDLGDAKCDLSYTSGSPHLSFGKCPSECSDGPMTERYLNKGYEEDVPSDSTAVLSPEDMSARGSSAQLPKGYEPDPVAKYGTLDVVFDYDSEDQQLAVTITSVSDLPALKRTGNISWQVHLVLLPTKKQRAKTGIQRGPCPIFTETFRFNQVESEMISNYAIRLRLYSMRRMKKEKVLGEKVFYLTKLNLQGKMSMPVILDPCCALPGGESQVSLSDMTCSESASSFQSVSQTSTPEILVGLVYNATTGRLSVEIIKGIHFKNLSANKPPNGLFCCLKHLIGGHVYIIRDTYVKLTLLNSMGHEMSKCKTSICRGQPNPTYKETFVFQVALFQLSDVTLILSVYNKRSMKRKEMIGWISLGLNSSGEEELTHWTQMKESKGQQVCRWHSLLES, encoded by the exons TCTCTCCAGAGGTGCTGGGGTTTCTGACAGCCATCGGACTCTTCATCATCCTCATGACCCTCCTGTTCTGGTACCTGAACAACAAGTTGGCACTAGAGAACCCAGGGAGCCTTCAGTGCCTTGATGACTTCAGGAAAAAAGCTGAGTTGCAAG ACAAGACCTACTCCGACGGCGACTCGCAGGACTCATCATCGGACAGCGAGGATGAACTGATGGGTCAGTATCAGGAAGCGGTCAGCCGCTCCCAAGGCCTCCGCGGAGGAGCCAAGGCAGCCGCTAATACCAAACACGCAGGAGGTTTCTGCTGGGAGAGCCGGCAGAAGTACAGCCCTCTGACTGCTGAGTATAACGGCTACAGCAGTGAAGCCTCGGCTGATGACG CCAACTGCATCCAGAGGATGAGACGAACGCCTCCGCTGGATGAGCTTCAGCCACCCCCTTACCAGGATGAGAACGGCTCTCCAAGGATGTCCTGTACGCTGTCTGACCTGGGAGACGCCAAGTGTGATCTGTCCTATACCAGCGGCAGTCCCCACCTGTCCTTTGGAAAATGCCCCAGTGAGTGCAGCGATGGTCCTATGACTGAGCGTTACCTCAACAAGGGCTACGAGGAGGATGTACCGAGTGACAGTACAGCTGTCCTAAGTCCAGAG GACATGTCAGCCCGTGGATCCTCAGCTCAGCTCCCTAAAGGTTATGAACCAGATCCAGTTGCAAAATATGGCACTCTGGACGTGGTGTTTGACTACGACTCAGAGGATCAGCAACTGGCAGTCACCATCACGTCAGTATCAGATCTTCCTGCATTAAAACGCACAGGCAACATCTCCTGGCAGGTCCACCTGGTGCTGCTGCCCACCAAGAAGCAGAGAGCCAAGACAGGAATCCAGAGAGGTCCGTGCCCAATCTTCACCGAGACCTTCCGCTTTAACCAGGTGGAGTCAGAGATGATCAGCAATTACGCGATTCGATTGCGCCTTTATAGTATGCGGCGGATGAAGAAGGAGAAGGTGCTAGGGGAAAAGGTGTTCTACCTCACCAAGCTCAACCTTCAGGGCAAAATGTCTATGCCAGTCATATTAGACCCATGCTGTGCTCTCCCG GGTGGTGAATCCCAAGTCAGCCTCTCAGATATGACATGCAGTGAAAGCGCCTCATCAttccagtcagtcagtcagacttCCACACCAGAGATCCTCGTGGGCCTGGTGTACAACGCCACGACAGGACGTCTCTCAGTGGAGATCATCAAAGGCatccattttaaaaacctgtCTGCCAACAAGCCACCCA ATGGGCTGTTCTGTTGTCTAAAACACTTGATAGGTGGACATGTTTATATTATCAGAG ATACATATGTTAAGCTGACCTTACTGAACTCCATGGGCCACGAGATGTCCAAGTGTAAGACATCCATTTGTCGAGGTCAACCCAACCCAACCTACAAAGAAACGTTTGTCTTCCAGGTAGCACTTTTCCAGCTATCAGACGTCACGCTTATTCTGTCCGTCTACAACAAGCGCAGCATGAAGCGTAAGGAGATGATTGGCTGGATTTCCCTCGGCCTCAACAGCTCTGGAGAGGAGGAGCTCACCCACTGGACTCAGATGAAAGAGTCTAAAGGACAGCAGGTTTGCCGTTGGCACAGTTTGTTGGAATCCTAA